A section of the Streptomyces sp. NBC_01591 genome encodes:
- a CDS encoding histidinol-phosphate transaminase, producing MTNSDTPRKTTRIDDLPIRDELRGKSPYGAPQLDVPVRLNTNENPYPLPEALVDRIAERVREAARDLNRYPDRDAVELRTELARYLTRTAGHEVALANVWAANGSNEVLQQLLQTFGGPGRTAIGFEPSYSMHALIARGTGTGWISGPRNEDFTIDVEAAEKAIAEHRPDVVFITSPNNPTGTAVEAETVLALYDAAQAARPSMVVVDEAYGEFSHHASLLPLIEGRPNMVLSRTMSKAFGAAGLRLGYLAADPAVVDAVQLVRLPYHLSSVTQATALAALEHTDTLLGYVAQLKNERDRIVTELRALGYDVTDSDANFVQFGRFADSHTAWQRILDRGVLVRDNGVPGWLRVSAGTPAENDAFLDAVRELKKEHDA from the coding sequence GTGACGAACAGCGACACCCCTCGCAAGACCACCCGCATCGACGACCTCCCGATCCGGGACGAACTGCGCGGCAAGTCCCCCTACGGGGCGCCGCAGCTCGACGTACCCGTGCGGCTGAACACCAACGAGAACCCGTACCCGCTGCCCGAGGCGCTCGTCGACCGGATCGCCGAGCGCGTCCGCGAGGCTGCCCGCGACCTCAACCGCTACCCCGACCGGGACGCCGTCGAGCTCCGCACCGAACTGGCCCGTTACCTCACCCGCACCGCCGGGCACGAGGTCGCCCTCGCCAACGTCTGGGCGGCCAACGGCTCCAACGAGGTGCTCCAGCAGCTGCTCCAGACCTTCGGCGGCCCCGGCCGCACCGCGATCGGCTTCGAGCCCTCGTACTCCATGCACGCCCTCATCGCCCGAGGCACCGGCACCGGCTGGATCTCCGGACCGCGCAACGAGGACTTCACCATCGACGTCGAGGCCGCCGAGAAGGCCATCGCCGAACACCGGCCCGACGTCGTCTTCATCACCTCCCCCAACAACCCCACCGGCACCGCCGTCGAAGCCGAGACCGTGCTCGCGCTCTACGACGCCGCCCAGGCGGCCAGGCCGTCGATGGTCGTGGTCGACGAGGCGTACGGCGAGTTCAGCCACCACGCCTCGCTGCTCCCGCTGATCGAGGGCCGGCCGAACATGGTCCTCTCGCGCACCATGTCGAAGGCGTTCGGCGCCGCCGGACTGCGCCTGGGCTACCTCGCTGCCGACCCGGCCGTCGTGGACGCGGTCCAGCTGGTGCGGCTGCCGTACCACCTGTCCTCCGTCACCCAGGCCACCGCGCTCGCCGCCCTGGAGCACACCGATACGCTGCTCGGATACGTCGCGCAGCTCAAGAACGAGCGCGACCGGATCGTCACCGAGCTGCGCGCTCTCGGCTACGACGTCACCGACTCGGACGCCAACTTCGTCCAGTTCGGCCGCTTCGCCGACAGCCACACCGCCTGGCAGCGGATCCTCGACAGGGGCGTCCTGGTCCGGGACAACGGCGTACCGGGATGGCTGCGGGTGTCCGCGGGCACCCCGGCAGAGAACGACGCGTTCCTCGATGCGGTACGCGAACTGAAGAAGGAGCACGACGCATGA
- the hisD gene encoding histidinol dehydrogenase has product MISRIDLRGNALPEGGALRDLLPRAEFDVEAALETVRPICEDVRHRGSAAVIEWGEKFDGVRLDSIRVPAAAIAAAVEQLDPAVRAALEESIRRARLVHREQRRTTHTTQVVPGGTVTEKWVPVERVGLYVPGGRSVYPSSVVMNVVPAQEAGVEGIAVASPPQKDFGGLPHPTILAACALLGVDEVYAAGGAQAIAMFAYGTAECLPVDLVTGPGNIYVAAAKRLLKGRIGIDAEAGPTEIAILADSTADPVHVAADLISQAEHDPMAAAVLVTDSEELAAATEAELKPQIAATKHVTDRIEPALAGRQSAIVLVNDLADGLKVVDAYAAEHLEIQTADAAAVADRVRNAGAIFVGPWAPVSLGDYCAGSNHVLPTGGCACHSSGLSVQSFLRGIHIVDYTRDALAEVTHHVVTLAEAEDLPAHGAALKARFGWKVPQQ; this is encoded by the coding sequence GTGATCTCTCGAATCGATCTGCGCGGCAATGCCCTCCCCGAGGGTGGAGCCCTGCGCGACCTGCTGCCCCGTGCCGAGTTCGACGTGGAAGCCGCCCTGGAGACGGTGCGGCCCATCTGCGAGGACGTACGCCATCGTGGCTCCGCGGCAGTGATCGAGTGGGGGGAGAAATTCGACGGCGTACGGCTCGACTCGATCCGGGTCCCGGCCGCGGCGATCGCCGCGGCCGTCGAGCAGCTCGATCCGGCCGTGCGGGCCGCCCTGGAGGAGTCGATCCGCCGCGCCCGCCTCGTCCACCGCGAGCAGCGCCGCACCACGCACACCACCCAGGTCGTCCCCGGCGGCACCGTCACCGAGAAGTGGGTGCCGGTCGAGCGCGTCGGGCTGTATGTACCGGGCGGGCGCTCCGTCTACCCGTCGTCCGTGGTCATGAACGTCGTACCGGCCCAGGAGGCGGGCGTCGAGGGCATCGCCGTCGCCTCCCCGCCGCAGAAGGACTTCGGCGGTCTGCCGCACCCCACGATCCTCGCCGCCTGCGCCCTGCTCGGCGTCGACGAGGTGTACGCGGCCGGCGGCGCCCAGGCCATCGCGATGTTCGCGTACGGAACGGCCGAATGCCTTCCGGTGGACCTCGTCACCGGCCCCGGCAACATCTACGTCGCCGCCGCCAAGCGCCTCCTCAAGGGCCGCATCGGCATCGACGCGGAGGCGGGCCCCACCGAGATCGCGATCCTCGCCGACTCCACCGCCGACCCGGTGCACGTCGCCGCCGACCTGATCAGCCAGGCCGAGCACGACCCGATGGCCGCCGCGGTCCTGGTCACCGACTCCGAGGAACTGGCCGCGGCCACCGAGGCCGAGCTGAAGCCGCAGATCGCCGCGACCAAGCACGTCACCGACCGGATCGAGCCCGCGCTGGCCGGCCGCCAGTCCGCGATCGTCCTGGTCAACGACCTGGCGGACGGACTCAAGGTCGTCGACGCGTACGCCGCCGAGCACCTGGAGATCCAGACCGCCGACGCCGCCGCCGTCGCCGACCGGGTCCGCAACGCCGGCGCGATCTTCGTCGGCCCCTGGGCCCCGGTCTCGCTCGGCGACTACTGCGCCGGCTCCAACCACGTCCTGCCCACCGGCGGCTGCGCCTGCCACTCCTCGGGCCTCTCCGTGCAGTCCTTCCTGCGCGGCATCCACATCGTCGACTACACGCGCGACGCGCTCGCCGAGGTCACCCACCACGTCGTGACCCTCGCCGAGGCGGAGGACCTCCCGGCCCACGGCGCCGCGCTCAAGGCCAGGTTCGGCTGGAAGGTCCCGCAGCAGTGA
- a CDS encoding oxidoreductase, which yields MTEPHDGDFPDGLSAAELGMWQAFRNGSTYDLRARDPARDDPFAPRVWGPERSVDGRVVARLLLSGPPPRPGRVAALKLRGVRITGTLDLAGGRVAPYVEMTGCRFENEVVLPECHFTTLRIVGCAMPRLEAARLRTEGDLHLPRCRIPRGIRLTDAQIGTDLLINQIEIGPDRGGRALAGDGLAVAQDLQAELIEARGELSLRGAKVGGSLSLRGSRLRGREGRRALNAPQLTVERTLYMSEAWVSVDTGIQGTTPPFGIVMASTPASGTRSQVFECRGGVRLDDGRFGDAVDLHKARFVLARHEELSLRRIVTPELRFNAERPEEGRVVLNGAKVVTLIDVSTSWPEPGGLAMGGFVYENLVPYGHFPLSRRLEWVAAATPEYVPEPYERLATVLRNCGEDADAREVLLAKQRRRRETLPLAGKLWGFLQDWTVAYGYRPGRAAVWMALLWAAGAMAFSQHVPAAIKQDEHPQWNPALYALDLLIPVINLGQDGYWRMEGGWQWAAAVLVLLGWILATTVAAGASRLLRRG from the coding sequence GTGACCGAGCCGCACGACGGCGATTTTCCGGACGGCCTGAGCGCAGCCGAGCTGGGCATGTGGCAGGCCTTCCGGAACGGCAGCACCTACGACCTGCGCGCCCGCGACCCCGCGCGGGACGATCCGTTCGCGCCGCGTGTCTGGGGACCGGAGCGCAGTGTGGACGGGCGCGTCGTCGCCCGGCTGCTGCTGTCCGGGCCGCCGCCGCGGCCGGGACGGGTGGCCGCGCTGAAGCTCCGGGGCGTGCGGATCACCGGAACTCTCGATCTCGCGGGCGGGCGCGTCGCGCCGTACGTCGAGATGACCGGCTGCCGCTTCGAGAACGAGGTGGTGCTGCCGGAATGCCACTTCACGACGTTACGGATCGTCGGCTGTGCGATGCCGCGGCTGGAGGCGGCCCGGCTGCGCACCGAGGGCGATCTGCATCTGCCGCGCTGCCGGATCCCGCGCGGGATCCGGCTCACCGACGCCCAGATCGGCACCGATCTGCTGATCAACCAGATCGAGATCGGCCCGGACCGGGGCGGGCGCGCACTGGCCGGTGACGGGCTGGCGGTCGCCCAGGATCTGCAGGCGGAGCTGATCGAGGCGCGCGGCGAGCTGAGTCTGCGCGGGGCGAAGGTCGGCGGTTCGCTGAGCCTGCGCGGCAGCCGGCTGCGGGGCAGGGAGGGGCGGCGCGCGCTGAACGCCCCTCAGCTGACCGTGGAGCGGACGCTGTACATGAGCGAGGCGTGGGTGAGCGTCGACACCGGGATCCAGGGCACCACTCCCCCGTTCGGCATCGTCATGGCGTCGACCCCGGCGAGCGGCACGCGTTCGCAGGTCTTCGAGTGCCGCGGCGGGGTGCGCCTGGACGACGGGCGGTTCGGCGACGCGGTCGATCTGCACAAGGCACGGTTCGTACTGGCCCGGCACGAGGAGCTGTCGCTGCGCCGGATCGTCACCCCGGAGCTGCGGTTCAACGCGGAACGGCCGGAGGAGGGCCGGGTCGTGCTGAACGGCGCGAAGGTCGTCACGCTGATCGACGTGTCAACCAGCTGGCCGGAGCCCGGCGGGCTGGCGATGGGCGGTTTCGTGTACGAGAACCTCGTCCCGTACGGGCACTTCCCGCTCTCCCGGCGCCTGGAGTGGGTGGCGGCGGCGACCCCGGAGTACGTACCGGAGCCGTACGAACGCCTCGCGACGGTGCTGCGCAACTGCGGGGAGGACGCGGACGCCCGGGAGGTGCTGCTGGCCAAGCAGCGGCGGCGGCGCGAGACGCTGCCGCTCGCCGGGAAGCTCTGGGGCTTCCTCCAGGACTGGACGGTGGCGTACGGCTACCGGCCGGGGCGGGCCGCGGTGTGGATGGCGTTGCTGTGGGCGGCGGGGGCGATGGCCTTCTCCCAGCACGTCCCGGCGGCGATCAAACAGGATGAGCATCCGCAGTGGAACCCGGCGCTGTACGCACTGGATCTGCTGATCCCGGTGATCAATCTGGGCCAGGACGGTTACTGGCGGATGGAGGGCGGCTGGCAGTGGGCGGCGGCGGTACTGGTCCTGCTGGGCTGGATACTCGCCACGACCGTCGCGGCGGGCGCCTCACGGTTGCTGCGCCGGGGCTGA
- a CDS encoding LON peptidase substrate-binding domain-containing protein — MTTARLPLFPLNAVLFPGLVLPLNVFEERYRAMMRELLKTDEDEPRRFAVVAIRDGRETAPTGSGMPDAVNVPAERGPADGFGPDPVQTFHRVGCIADAAKIRERPDGSFEVLATGTTRVKLLSVEASGPFLTAELEELDEEIGEEAGALAEGVLRAFRSYQKRLAGASERSLTTGADLPDDPSVVSYLVAAAAVLDVPAKQRLLQAPDTATRLREELTLLRSETAVIRHLPSLPAVDLTRAPTHPN, encoded by the coding sequence GTGACCACCGCTCGCCTGCCTCTGTTCCCGCTGAACGCGGTGCTGTTCCCCGGCCTTGTGCTGCCACTGAACGTCTTCGAGGAGCGATATCGCGCCATGATGCGCGAGCTCCTGAAGACCGACGAGGACGAACCCCGCCGCTTCGCCGTGGTGGCGATCCGCGACGGCCGCGAGACCGCCCCGACGGGCTCCGGAATGCCCGACGCGGTGAACGTCCCCGCCGAACGCGGTCCTGCGGACGGCTTCGGCCCCGATCCGGTCCAGACCTTCCACCGGGTCGGCTGCATCGCCGACGCGGCGAAGATCCGGGAACGGCCGGACGGCAGCTTCGAGGTCCTGGCGACCGGCACCACCCGGGTCAAGCTGCTCTCCGTCGAGGCGAGCGGCCCCTTCCTGACGGCCGAACTCGAAGAGCTGGACGAGGAGATCGGCGAGGAGGCGGGGGCGCTCGCCGAGGGCGTACTGCGGGCCTTCCGCAGCTACCAGAAGCGACTGGCCGGGGCGAGCGAACGCTCCCTCACGACCGGTGCGGACCTGCCCGACGACCCCTCCGTCGTCTCCTACCTGGTCGCGGCGGCGGCCGTACTCGACGTACCGGCCAAGCAGCGGCTGCTCCAGGCCCCCGACACCGCGACCCGGCTGCGCGAGGAACTGACGCTGCTGCGCTCCGAGACCGCCGTCATCCGCCATCTGCCGTCCCTGCCCGCAGTGGATCTGACCCGCGCCCCGACCCACCCCAACTGA
- the ybaK gene encoding Cys-tRNA(Pro) deacylase, with product MAKKPKKQQQSGGTPATVALTASGTAFTVHSYDHNPASASYGEEAAQALGVSPDRVFKTLVADVDGTLTVAVVPVAGTLDLKALASAVSGKRATMADPAAAERTTGYVRGGISPLGQRKRLRTVLDASARSHETICVSAGRRGLEVELAPADLASLTGAVFAEIGRG from the coding sequence GTGGCGAAGAAGCCCAAGAAGCAGCAACAGTCCGGCGGCACTCCGGCAACGGTCGCCCTGACCGCGTCCGGCACGGCGTTCACCGTCCACTCCTACGACCACAACCCGGCGTCGGCCTCCTACGGCGAGGAGGCGGCCCAGGCGCTGGGCGTCTCCCCCGACCGGGTCTTCAAGACCCTGGTCGCGGACGTCGACGGCACCCTGACCGTGGCGGTCGTCCCGGTGGCGGGCACGCTGGACCTCAAGGCCCTGGCCTCCGCGGTGAGCGGCAAGCGGGCCACGATGGCCGACCCGGCAGCCGCGGAACGCACCACCGGTTACGTGAGGGGCGGCATCTCCCCGCTGGGCCAGCGGAAGCGGCTGCGTACGGTGCTGGACGCCTCGGCGCGCTCCCACGAGACGATCTGCGTCTCGGCGGGCCGCCGCGGCCTGGAGGTCGAACTCGCCCCGGCGGATCTGGCGTCGTTGACGGGGGCGGTGTTCGCGGAGATCGGCCGGGGGTAG
- a CDS encoding ABC transporter permease, which produces MTAPLTPPHQPSSNDPWQTPPNWGGPGGSGGPGGPGRPGGSGGLWGSGGAGGAGGYYPGTLLESQGEKDLRSDLRRAVIVTVLVTLSGIVLGLLWLWLAPKVPLISDSTAVFLSDSEGEEAIGADGTFVLLALAFGALSAALLFWFQRRGGIALVVGLALGGLLGSLLAWRLGVWLGPTQDVVAHARAVGKGVVFDAPLQLRAKGALLAWPLGAMAVHLGLTALFGPRDPEPEWGAFPGAPGAPGSGAPGAPEAPVQS; this is translated from the coding sequence GTGACCGCACCTCTGACGCCGCCTCACCAGCCCTCGTCCAACGATCCCTGGCAGACCCCGCCGAACTGGGGTGGTCCGGGGGGATCCGGCGGGCCTGGCGGGCCTGGCCGGCCCGGTGGGTCTGGTGGGCTCTGGGGGTCCGGTGGGGCCGGTGGGGCCGGTGGGTACTACCCGGGGACCCTGCTGGAGTCGCAGGGGGAGAAGGACCTCCGGTCGGATCTGCGGCGGGCCGTGATCGTCACCGTTCTCGTGACCCTCTCGGGCATCGTGCTCGGGCTCCTCTGGCTGTGGTTGGCGCCGAAGGTTCCGCTGATCTCCGACAGCACCGCGGTCTTCCTGAGCGACAGCGAGGGCGAGGAGGCGATCGGCGCCGACGGTACGTTCGTGCTGCTGGCCCTGGCCTTCGGGGCGCTCTCCGCGGCGCTGCTCTTCTGGTTCCAGCGGCGTGGCGGGATCGCCCTGGTGGTAGGGCTCGCGCTGGGTGGGCTGCTCGGTTCGCTGCTGGCCTGGCGGCTGGGGGTGTGGCTCGGGCCGACCCAGGACGTGGTCGCGCACGCGAGGGCGGTCGGCAAGGGCGTGGTCTTCGACGCGCCGCTCCAGCTGCGGGCGAAGGGGGCGCTGCTGGCTTGGCCGCTGGGGGCGATGGCGGTCCATCTCGGGCTGACCGCGCTGTTCGGGCCGCGGGATCCGGAGCCGGAGTGGGGGGCCTTTCCGGGTGCGCCGGGGGCGCCCGGGTCTGGTGCGCCGGGTGCGCCGGAGGCGCCGGTGCAGTCGTAG
- a CDS encoding ABC transporter permease: MFPSLAAVYRAQLSRARVARIPLLFVATFQSVGIMVLMRGVVDGGSEARAVVAGSSVLVVAFVALNLLAQYFGQLRAGGGLDHYATLPVPPAAVVLGAAGAYASFTVPGTIVTAVTGSVLFGLPLTHLWVLVAVIPLSGAALAGLGAALGLLAPRQELATLLGQLGMSAALLLGVLPADRLPAPVGWARDLLPSTYGVEALSRSFDAHPDWAVVALDLAVCAVVGVLSLAVATWAYRRAAVR; the protein is encoded by the coding sequence TTGTTCCCCTCGCTCGCGGCCGTCTACCGGGCCCAGCTGTCCAGGGCCCGGGTCGCCCGTATCCCACTGCTCTTCGTCGCGACGTTCCAGTCCGTCGGAATCATGGTGCTGATGCGCGGGGTCGTCGACGGCGGATCCGAGGCGCGGGCCGTCGTCGCCGGCTCCAGCGTTCTCGTCGTGGCCTTCGTGGCACTCAATCTCCTCGCCCAGTACTTCGGGCAGCTGCGGGCCGGCGGCGGGCTCGACCACTACGCCACCCTGCCGGTGCCGCCCGCCGCGGTGGTGCTCGGCGCGGCCGGGGCGTACGCCTCCTTCACCGTGCCCGGCACGATCGTCACGGCCGTGACCGGCAGCGTGCTGTTCGGTCTGCCGCTGACGCACCTGTGGGTGCTCGTCGCCGTCATCCCGCTCTCCGGGGCAGCGCTCGCCGGGCTGGGCGCGGCGCTGGGGCTGCTGGCGCCCCGGCAGGAGCTGGCCACGCTGCTCGGGCAGCTGGGCATGTCGGCGGCGCTGCTGCTCGGTGTGCTCCCGGCCGACCGGCTGCCCGCGCCGGTGGGCTGGGCGCGCGATCTGCTGCCGTCGACCTATGGTGTCGAGGCGCTCTCGCGGTCCTTCGACGCACACCCGGACTGGGCGGTCGTCGCGCTGGACCTCGCCGTCTGCGCCGTTGTCGGGGTCCTCTCGCTGGCCGTGGCGACCTGGGCGTACCGCAGGGCAGCGGTCCGGTGA
- a CDS encoding ABC transporter ATP-binding protein, translated as MCAVRDLVKTYPAARGRRGTPATPEVRATDGVSLDVRRGEIFGLLGPNGAGKSTLVRQLTGLMRPDAGSVTVLGHDLVRHPERASRLIGYLGQESTALDELTVSLAAETTGRLRGLAAADARAERDAVLDELGLAEIAGRPLKKLSGGQRRLACFAAVLVGERPVLVLDEPTTGMDPVARRAVWAAVDRRRAERGTTVLLVTHNVIEAETVLDRVAVIERGKVIACDTPTGLKERVAGEVRVELVWRERAPLDVPEVAALRGSAQESGRRWVLRLGPDEARAAVAAVTGGAAFAALDDFTLATPSLEDVYLALGGDATKGLVKA; from the coding sequence GTGTGCGCGGTGCGTGATCTGGTCAAGACCTATCCCGCAGCCCGCGGCCGCCGCGGTACACCCGCCACACCCGAGGTGCGCGCCACCGACGGGGTCAGCCTGGATGTGCGGCGCGGCGAGATCTTCGGCCTCCTCGGCCCCAACGGCGCCGGGAAGTCCACCCTGGTACGGCAGCTCACCGGGCTGATGCGCCCCGACGCAGGCAGCGTCACCGTGCTGGGCCACGATCTCGTACGGCATCCGGAGCGCGCCTCCCGGCTGATCGGCTACCTCGGGCAGGAGTCCACCGCCCTCGATGAGCTGACCGTGTCGCTCGCCGCCGAGACCACCGGACGACTGCGCGGCCTCGCGGCGGCGGACGCCCGCGCCGAGCGGGACGCCGTGCTCGACGAACTGGGCCTCGCCGAGATCGCGGGGCGCCCCCTGAAGAAGCTCTCCGGCGGACAGCGGCGGCTCGCCTGCTTCGCCGCCGTGCTGGTCGGCGAGCGGCCGGTGCTGGTGCTGGACGAGCCGACGACCGGCATGGACCCGGTCGCGCGGCGCGCCGTCTGGGCCGCCGTGGACCGGCGCCGGGCCGAGCGCGGCACGACGGTGCTGCTCGTCACCCACAACGTCATCGAGGCCGAGACGGTCCTCGACCGGGTCGCCGTGATCGAACGCGGCAAGGTCATCGCCTGTGACACGCCGACCGGGCTCAAGGAACGTGTCGCGGGCGAGGTCCGGGTCGAGCTGGTGTGGCGCGAACGGGCGCCCCTGGACGTACCCGAAGTGGCCGCGCTGCGCGGCTCGGCCCAGGAGTCCGGGCGGCGCTGGGTGCTGCGGCTCGGTCCCGACGAGGCGCGGGCGGCGGTCGCCGCGGTGACCGGCGGCGCGGCCTTCGCCGCACTCGACGACTTCACGCTGGCGACGCCCAGCCTGGAGGACGTCTATCTCGCGCTCGGCGGGGACGCGACCAAGGGACTGGTGAAGGCATGA
- a CDS encoding NYN domain-containing protein, whose protein sequence is MDRVDRCVVLVDAGYLLGAAASLLAGEPARSRITVDHAALIRGLRERAEADTQQPLLRIYWFDGAPDRVPQPEHRRLRVMPRVTVRLGALTRSDGRWAQKGVDAAMHAELTELARNRACSDVVLVTGDGDLLPGLMSAKEHGVAVHLWAVQAADGDYNQSEDLVAEADERRVLDRAWITQAVRPKETGGVCAPPPAPRPEIAAILSAPLPEAALAASVERASEAQAAAAANGAAAPPEASAATDRPVHGARGVPTPKDLAGSLRGPGAQPDRHLPQPSPAGATLRWSSDKSWAERGGPLGEPAETASLPTLAQLTSAEQRWADREEDITTVGGDPFEVGQVFARRWMERLPETVHLQKLSTMYPRIPHRIDGELLRYAARFGLLAHKDDQIDEHDRYAIRAGFWREIDVRAAAEHTPAAERTTPSAG, encoded by the coding sequence GTGGATCGCGTGGACCGTTGCGTCGTTCTGGTGGACGCCGGGTACTTGCTGGGCGCAGCCGCGAGTCTGCTGGCCGGGGAGCCCGCCCGTTCCCGCATCACGGTCGACCACGCGGCCCTCATCCGGGGCCTGCGCGAGCGGGCCGAGGCCGATACGCAGCAGCCACTGCTGCGGATCTACTGGTTCGACGGCGCCCCCGACCGCGTGCCGCAGCCCGAGCACCGCAGACTGCGCGTGATGCCCCGGGTGACCGTCCGGCTCGGCGCCCTCACCCGCAGCGACGGGCGCTGGGCGCAGAAGGGCGTCGACGCCGCGATGCACGCCGAGCTCACCGAACTGGCCAGGAACCGGGCCTGCTCCGACGTGGTGCTGGTGACCGGCGACGGCGATCTGCTGCCCGGCCTGATGTCCGCCAAGGAGCACGGCGTCGCCGTCCATCTGTGGGCCGTCCAGGCCGCCGACGGCGACTACAACCAGTCCGAGGACCTGGTGGCCGAGGCCGACGAACGAAGGGTGCTCGACCGGGCCTGGATCACCCAGGCCGTACGGCCCAAGGAGACCGGCGGCGTCTGCGCCCCGCCGCCCGCGCCCCGCCCGGAGATCGCCGCGATCCTCTCCGCGCCGCTGCCCGAGGCCGCCCTCGCCGCCTCCGTCGAGCGGGCCTCCGAAGCCCAGGCGGCAGCCGCCGCCAACGGCGCCGCGGCACCGCCCGAGGCGAGTGCCGCCACCGACCGGCCCGTGCACGGCGCCAGGGGCGTCCCCACCCCCAAGGACCTGGCGGGCAGCCTGCGCGGCCCCGGCGCCCAGCCCGACCGGCACCTCCCTCAGCCGTCGCCCGCCGGCGCGACCCTGCGCTGGTCCTCCGACAAGAGCTGGGCGGAGCGCGGCGGACCGCTGGGCGAGCCCGCAGAAACCGCCTCGCTGCCGACGCTGGCCCAGCTCACCAGCGCCGAGCAGCGCTGGGCGGACCGCGAGGAGGACATCACCACCGTCGGCGGTGACCCCTTCGAGGTGGGCCAGGTCTTCGCCCGTCGCTGGATGGAGCGACTGCCGGAGACCGTCCATCTGCAGAAGCTGTCGACCATGTATCCGCGCATCCCGCACCGCATCGACGGCGAGCTGCTGCGTTACGCGGCACGGTTCGGCCTGCTCGCCCACAAGGACGACCAGATCGACGAGCACGACCGCTACGCGATCCGGGCGGGATTCTGGCGGGAGATCGATGTACGGGCCGCGGCCGAGCACACCCCCGCGGCGGAGCGGACGACCCCGTCCGCGGGCTGA